CAGTATAGGCTATCTACAGCAATCAATGTCTATGCATTCGTGTCCTCTAAATATACCAGAAAATGAATTATTGAGGAAagaatttgaatattaaatggAGTATGGAACAAAACCATTATTTAAACTTGGAATGCGCGTGAAACTATTAAGGCTGATATTATGTTGAAGAAACCAATTGAGGGTTTCAATATCTGTTAGCATACCGTGCAAATACTTATAACATGTTCAGTACTCGGATCCATTCTAATgaacaaataatgtaaaacaaacTTCAAgattcattttctaaaattgaatttttacataggaatatatagaaaaaattctttcaaaatctGTATCAACATTTGTTGATTCTCAGTTGTTTAGACTGTGGCATTGGATAATTCTTTGGCTACATAagaggttcaaagtttgatgaaggtttatatttatatgaacagtTGTTTAAGATCATTTGAGAATGGTGCATGTAATGCTTAATGTGTGATATAACTATGAAATCATCTGgttcaacataaaaaaaatctgtagaaaattttgaaaatcttttaaatcagGATCTATTTTACTCGTTCATTGCCCCGATATATTGGATGTGACttcataaagctgattttattatgattaGTGTTtgtcaggtgagcgatgtggcccatgggcctcttgtttggtAACTGTTTCACAATTCTCGCTgcgttaaaaataaatttcattattaacaTACAATGATAAGttttaaaaggaatttattGTGTGAAAGTagtaataaaattgcaaatttaaaaatgccatattttaaaataagcaGAGTCGGTTACAATACCCTTAACGTTGCTTGTAAAAATGAACACTGGAAACATATTCAGGCAAAATGGTTTTATAAGATAATAAGGTATGGATTTTTACTTACAGGCTATGAAAGATGTTTTGCCTAGAAGGTTATTTCATGTATTAAAGTTTGTTGCAAATATTGACCGAAATTAAGATGTCAACAGATTCTCAATCATAATTACGACtatcatatattaaaaatctaCATTATCAGTAGCcgaatttttatatttgtaaacatttttttaatgaagccGATTGTAGTTGATTCACCATTActttggttatacatgtataattataattgtGAACCAATTATTTTCCTTTGAACCTCCAAAAAGTAGTAATCCACTGAAATTATTGATAATTGGTAATTtcttcgataaaaaaaaataacaaatctcTAAACTTTGTCTATATTTAGCTTCAACGAAACAAAAAACGTATCAGCAGGAATCTTCATCAAGCTATCATATGACTGCATGCATGTCTGAATAAACGTCTTGGACCTAATTTTGTCACCCCGCCATAACTTTATAGAGTGTACATCTTATCCTAAGATCACCTCAAGGTTTTGATACTCTTTCAGCGCTGTTGTGATGCCTTTTCACTTGAACAGATAGTTTAATACGACCATTTGTAATGTGAATGAGTTTGACAATAATAATTAATCagatttatttttccaaaatgaTCCATGAAACCTTCCTCTCTTTTTGcagcattgtttaaaatactcGATAATTTGCACATGTTCATTTCATCCTAAAGCACCCGATTTTCGGCACTAAGAAACTTTGAGTTTTTCTTACTCATGATGAAACAACAATTAAGAATGAACCCGTTTGGATTTTATATATGACTTTGACATGTATAAGTCGGCGTACATTGCTTTGATTCAACCAGATAACCTTAAAAAGTCTCgttgtttcttttataaaagatttattacatgtataatatgtttGGTTTTCTATGTGTTcaacatgtatacaaaaaaagttGGACATATGGAACTCGAAATTGTAATCTGTTACACTTTTGAAGCATTGTGGagcataaatttaaaacataataaaacacACCGGTATGTATTTTGCTGATTGTGTTCTTATATTgatcataaatgtattttttaataagtttCCAAATATACGTTAAACATTTACTGCATGTTTTTTAAGTTCGTGCATTGCAATTTTGTGTGTAAATAGATTcaaccatttttaaatttattccattttttatcaacctatttttaaaaagtcatcatAAAGACAtttctattatataaatagtgcctgtttgggagggtaacagttgaaattgacaccccgagaaaaccattgtcaaccgacgcgaagcggaggttgacaatggttttcgaggggtgtcaatttcaactgttatcctcccaaacaggcactatttattttgttatactgaatgtcttttttaaaatttttaagaaaattttactgcttttatataggaataacgtgaattctacagcgaaccgtacgcgcataattttcgcgcatgtaacattttttaatgttacccgttgccaagtgcgttgctaacgctgagggtaatagtaaatattattaactgcgtcttaaccaatcagatttcagtatttaacatgaaagtataacaatatataaatagtgcctgtttgggagggtaacagttgaaattgacaccccgagaaaaccattgtcaaccgacgcgaagcggaggttgacaatggttttcgaggggtgtcaatttcaactgttatcctcccaaacaggcactatttattttgttatactgaatgtcttttttaaaatttttaagaaaattttactgcttttatataggaataacgtgaattctacagcgaaccgtacgcgcataattttcgcgcatgtaacattttttaatgttacccgttgccaagtgcgttgctaacgctgagggtaatagtaaatattattaactgcgtcttaaccaatcagatttcagtatttaacatgaaagtataacaatataaaatatcatactCCTGATAATCTTGATGATTATTGATGATCTTTGGTTTCAGTTTAGGTTTAAAGTTTTAAGTTATCATATATCTTGTAGATGTTTAACCtatgaaatatcaaatttaaagtaattgaatatttctttttgatGATGTAGAGTATAAGTGGCAAATACTAGGAATTGTTTTAGTGAACTTCTTAATACTAATTGTATTTTTGTGTTAtttctttcttgtttttaaCTAAAACTTCCTGAAGGCACCACGTGAATCGATAATTAATTTTTGCGGTGCAAAAGACTTCCAAATTTTATTTGCATAGAAAAATAGATAAACATGTTTCTTAGAaagtttcgtgaacatgcctgcagaTTCACAATTTGTTCACAGTTTTACAGGTTGAATTTGTCTAAAAGAGATCTGCAGATATAGGTTTCAGAAGCCAATTATTTTCTCTTCCTCTTTTGGTTTTTTAACCAAACTGAGTAATCTTTAAGATGAACAAGTAACCAGTTTTGTGTCGTGTAATAAAGTTACCTGTTTATTTACAGCCTTAACTCAATGTTTTATCCATATAGATATATTTACCTAGTCTGCCATCAtacataattaattaaagtatAACTTAACTATAGAAGTCATTgaactaaataaatgtaattatagATATTGCCATTTgtgaaacaaaaaagtttttgagaGAGCCAAGAAACCGCGTAAAACGGtgatgttttatgaaatttatccTCATTTACTATTATATGAACTCACAGTGGAATACTTAGCATGCTAAATTAGTGAAATGACATAAAAACAGACGTTGACATTGCGCATTAGACAGTATTTGTGAAAATATTCTGACGGGAAACAACTCTCAATGGTATATTAAAAAACTAGTGGATATAGTTTCCACAGAAGTTAATTACAATTAAGATAGTTACTCGGGGAAATTTACCAAATTGGTATCATCATTCAAAAGGTAGAATATCGGAGAGCACAAAGTGACTAAGGTTTCCCGTTGGGAGACACCAGTTGTCTTCTATAAAGCGCAGCTTTCCCGCTCGTATATTGTCATGTGCGTGCAATATCGCTATGTGAAAACATTTGCATCGTTTTTCATGTTCATTTTCAGCactttaacaataattaatcCCATTTCCAGCACTTTCTCGCCGAAAGGTCTACTCACAAAAACAAGGttcaaataaacaagaaaattcGATAAATCTAGATTGCCATAAAACTATTCGCCCATCTGCCAAAGCAGGGGATGTTTTTAGAGAAACGCCATACTTGGTTCCTTGCTCTGGGATGTTGTAATCCATTCGAGACGAATTTTAATCACATTAAACTCATTTCATTTGTTATTCccaaaagtatttttattcataaaattcatTCCATAATTACAATGATCTTTTGTGGTTTTGTGCATTCATGCTAACTACTCATCAAATTAGGAGCACGTAATGTTCCCGGAACAACAAACTTCAAGTGTACTTAACCATTTAAAACagctaaatttgtttttaacattcaaaacttATTAATTATTGAAAGATTATTGATCTCAAAGTATTtgcatattgtttgattttttgaacgttttttcatgaatttaaatttactAGTAAATTGTATATAACTTTTATGGACGTATTGGTAAACTCTTGACACTCTGAAATACGGTTGATATAGCCTTTAAAACCTCTtcgagtaaaaaaaatatccccaACAAAAAATTAATCGTAAGTGTAGCATGAAAGCGTCAAggattacaaaatttaaaattcaaatttgaaatcagTTACATTCACACAGCTGAATGCGGAACGCTAATGAAAAAAGCTATCTTTCGGGTAGGTAAAATCCACTGTTGACAGCGACATATTTTCGCCGTGGGACTTAATAAATtcttcatcatttaaaaatatctctTTTAGGAAATTCGCCCTTCAACAAAACGGATTTTAATCTTGAACCGATCATATATTCATCTCGCCCCTATGTGAAGTAGTGTTGTTCATAATACGATAATTGCAGCGAGAAATCGGACAAAGCCTGCACATCCACGgacttaataaaaataaatccgaTTTGAATATCAACCCTTGTACCTTTgaaattaatgtatttaaacTAAGCATATGGCAGAGCAATTTAAAATGCGAAGAGTGTGGGATCTCGGTGTTTCTTCTGGGAGGAGTTTTGCCCCCCGAGCACATGTTTGTGTCAGAGGGCCAAGTAGCGACAATGGGGGTCACGAATGGAGGCGAATCGGGGTCGTAATTCTTGACCTCTCGAAATTAATTCCAACCTTCTTGGTGGGCAAACTACAATTTCATCTCCAAATGGACACGGCTTTGCTGCTGTTTTTCTTAAGCATATTTATCCAAACATTTTCTCGTCAAGGGCTTGTTTTCACTCGTGGGATGATTAGAGTTGTAAAACTACATTTTGGAGGAATAAACTGAATTGACCATATTCCAATGAACGCGAATAAATGCGACCTTTCCATCTTATCTGGAGGTAGCGTCAATTTGGACagagtttttcttttcattgtaTTAAGATTGGTTAAATGtctaattttaaaatctaaaattacAGGTATTCGATTTACCGAAAGCTTTCCCGATTCTTTTAATTGttcatatcatatttcatatattcacataaaaaatatatgtcatacaataagaaatattttctatttctaaatattttgtaacGGCCTGTTTTTTTTGGATCCAAATTTTTGTTAGagcaataaaatgtaattacaGAATTGCATGATTGAAAGAAATTGAATCTGCCAATAGAAAACATTAAATGTCGACACAAACCCTCTAGCTGGTACAGAAAATAATGTTCTTTTTATCGTTGTTGTGCGACTACAGTCGCCATCTTAATCACATGATTTCATTTCTAATGAAGTTGATATTCCTATCACGGTGGCACGAGAACCGTATTTAACTCCGCCCATTCTTGTCCAGTATATTTCATTGGGTACCGTCCCATCTGATGATACGTTTAAGGcagtttatttaataaaagaaaaaaatcccgCAAAGCCTTGAAAATAGCGAAAGGAAAAATACGTCAGTCAAATATTTCGACAATTTGAGGAAAAAATATTGTCCTACCCTCAGCCGTTTACGGGGCCCTAGCTTTAAACTGTCGCTGTTCTTGAGAAAGCCAGCGTTGTGTGGAAGTGTTAATCAAACTTTATATTTGATGCCCAGTTACACCCCGTTTTGTTGCTTCATTGATCACCTAACATACCTATATCAGACGAGGGAAACAGTAGTCCACTTCAGGACTCCTTGACGGTTAAATTGCGATGAATCATCTTGCATGAAAATTATAAACTGCGAAAAGTTGAATTCTTACATAGCAATTACTATCAAAAAACTGGGATTATCTAAAGTAGCTATGGAGGAAGAATTTAAAAACTGAGCTGAGGTGTTAGAAATACTGAAATAATGTCATCACCATCGTCACCAAACGTTCTCCCAAATTCCGATGATGTCGTTGTTGACAAATCGAATTCAGAGGAGGAAACAGATAGAAAAATTAAGGAAGAAGAAGAGATCATCGACAGAACAGAAGATGAAACCAATCGTTTTCAACCAACATTTCCCATCATTCAAAGACCTATTGCAACTACCCCAAAACGGTCATTTTTTATCACAGACATTCTGTCAGAAGACAAATCGTCCCCGAGAACTTGCTCGGCCTTCAGACCTCTACGAGTTCCATCGTCGTTAATAGCTAATCCTGGCAGCGTGGCTGAGCACTGTTTGAACTTTTCTTCTCTCAAAAGTCATTCAGAGATAGACAAAGCCAgtgaaagtaaaacttttgacgACGACGAAGATATAGACGACGATGAAGATGACGAAGATGATGACGATGATAAAAACAGTGGttagttcattttattttaacaattttactaTATCTTTAAATGCAAGTTTGTGTATACATAAGTTATCACAgctgtttataatttttaatagtTATGAAATCAATcgaatataattaaaaacatttataatataaagaaaatcaacaGCATGTATTAAGTATGttaaaagaagatttaaaaagcCAAATGCATGCTTAGATGATCTAAAAAGACTTCTTTCCAAAAAATTCAACACaggagaaatatattttttttattaactcattttctaaatatattcaaaatgctatttaataattaacaaatttaaaatgcaaaaaaataaaagaaagaaagataaaacACAAGTTATATCATGACAATTTTTACATGGcaatgtgaattttaaatatcataaccACTACATTTTTAACATCCTTGATAGCTTCAGTAGCCGTATTTCTGATCACATGCTCAAACTGTGTGTGGCCGCATTAGGCAGCTTTGGTGTTAATATAAACATCCACTTATGCACATGTTTAGCTTTAATCAAACAAAACTAAAGCTTTAATTTTCAGCTCAAGTAACAACACCTTGTGTTGTAGATGTTCAGCGCTAAATATGCATACATAAATATAGGAGAAATTGACTGAAGTTGGATTGAACAAATATATGTTAATCCCGTTTTCTGTTTTCGTTTGGTTTATTTttggtatgtgtattttttttatttgcaataacCACTTCAAAATctaaaacagatttaaaaagttatcctaaatacatgtatctaacatTCTCCatgtcttttattatttttttaatgcatgtataaaaaatgacATTCTTTTCACCCaaaaagaaaaatgtgtttttggTTTCCTTTTGAATAACATCATTACCATATTTATAGCCATGGTATAGTAGCCAAACTGTTTAATCTCTAAATAGGTAATTatgatttaataataataagtttcataaaatatgataaacaaCGAATTCTGACAACTTCATTGTAATTCGTtgtgttaattttataatgcctttcttgtttaaaatgttatatgaTGAACTAAATAACTAATATGAGTTTATATTATTTTGCTCCTTTGTTCTTTGCTCTTtgcaattttaaatatatgatacgaccgtttaattcataaaaaattccAAATGATAAACAGATATTCAGTTTctctaaaatacatgtagatagtaGATGCCtcgagcatcttaacaaaataatCTTCCGTCTATATTATagttgtaataatttttaaacaagtaGGCTAATAAGATTAGGTAAACATAGCTCTTTTACACAACTGGtccattttacgatctgttttTGATTAGAAACAAATCGGGGTTCATGTACATCGCCTGACGATTCTTCAGGTGGAATCTTAAAGCAGAAAAAGCCCAGAAAGGCGCGAACGGCCTTCACCGATCATCAGCTGAACAGCTTGGAGAAGAGTTTTGAGCGACAGAAATACCTTAGCGTTCAGGATCGAATGGAACTGGCCTCTAAGCTTAATCTGACAGACACACAGGTGAAAACCTGGTACCAAAATAGAAGGTGGGTAGCTTTTTCTACCATAACCCAGTCACCACACGGCTTACATTATCTTATATAGGAGAGCCATAAAAGTTGTTTTCATCGTATTACCGACATTCTAGCTAAAACCGTTTaggaaaatacatatttttgttttcggataaagtCAGTATGTAAAACCTAATTGTATGAGAAAGAAATGACCATTGCAAATTTTGTCCAAGTCCAGAaacacaatgtacatataatgaTTGTACATGAGCCACTGACTCTGTACATTGCTTGGTATGGTtagaaacaacaacaaaaagaaaactcaGAATATAAGTGAAGGGAATTATAAAAAGATATGAGAACACAATACCCCTAGTATTCAATGTCTCCTTCATATGGCttatttaattaactttttcTTTATGTCTCATCCGATATTTTTCAGCCCAATGTCTGCGATGATTGAGCAAGAAAGTTGTATTATTATCATTCTCCTAATCTTATTTATGAACTCACTTACTCTATGTCAAGACATGTATTAAAGTCAAGTTCGCTGGGTACAATGCTATATTTATTCAATATCCCGTGTGCTTGATTTATTAGGTTATTTTCTGTTTCATATAGCAATATAATTTGGTTGCATTTTTCTTCCCTTACTTAAGAAAATCTGCGCTAACAATTCGATAGTCGGAGAAAAACTTGCGATTTTACACGGCATTAATTGAATACGTAATTAAATAAGCCCGAATAAATTTATTCTAATAACATTTTTGggattgaaaaatatattcaatttggAGTTactgataaataattattacaagagaaaaataggaaatgatattgaggattaattttatatgagttttatgaatatatttatcaatgaaatgttcattatttaaatattttcaaaaattttaaaattacaggTAATAAATTATCTATCTACAtcacttttttatttgtatataagctCTTTTATATTTTGTGCATATCTAAAcggaattaaattttcaaatacatgtatatttcattgtaatATCCACTACATCGTTTTATCACATAgacatacattttttatattctttgaagggggggggggggggtacaaaTTTTGGTAAAAGACAAACCTTGAAAAGACAGCTGCagaataatcaaaatatcaaataataatattgaaaaaatgacACATAATCCGAATCTAAGTCACAAATGAAACAatacataaattaatgattaacaATTTTTGATTATACTGATCATAAGGAAATGTTACTCATAATCACTCATAAGAAGTGATTCAAGagtaaaattaatgaaataaagttttccatttatctatttttgaataaattaaaaaaaaaattcaagcgGTAGATCAGTTTAGAATAAATTCATATAACCTTATATATACGTTTTCTTGATTGTTTTTAAACTAAtaagaaacatatttatttttacaaagaaCCAAATGGAAGCGACAGACAGCTGTTGGACTAGAGCTTCTAGCAGAAGCCGGGAATTTTGCTGCCGTTCAACGTCTAATCCAAAGCAACCCGTACTGGTTCACTTATCATCCACAGGCTACCTCCATCATCTCAAACATCGACGCCATGTATTACCGCCATAATGAAACGTCTATCACCCAAAGACCAACACTACCGCGCATGCTCATTCATGGGATTCAGCAGCACATAAATCACATGTCACCAACAAACTCATTGTTTTCCGAGAGTAGAAATTAGATGAAGTGTTATATCTGGATTTTTGCTAAATGAGTTAATATTGAGATTGACGACTTTATTCCGGTAGCCGTATTAAAGATGATTTGACAATGATGCTAAACATTATGctgcttttctttctttctttttatttctaaaaagagAAGCGTAGAATTTTAGTCAATTGCAATTTGTCATTTGTTCTCcatatgtatttattatgtaaattgtgacaagatgataaaatttttaaactgatgtgaaacaaaattgtttttgcagcaaaattaaaaattcacttGTAAAGAgcttttaagaatattttctgTCTCTTTAGTGTTGAATAGCGATTGATGAATGTTCGAGTTCAATCCAGAAATTCCGCGAGGATGAACATTAAAATGGATTATTTTTgtgaatataaattaaatttcttcattttatttcaatatttttttgtaaactgAAGGAAAAAGTGCTATCATAAATCATCGGtagtttgtttataatcattaaatgACATGACACGGTACCTGTCAAAACGTTTTCCAGTGTCaacaattaatacatttaagtCAAGAAAGGATGCAGATAAAGCccttttttattacaatatgaAAACTAAGCTCATATTTCTATGGCAGGACACAAGAGGACAATGGAATAGCAAAATGATCTTTTAGTCAAGGAAAAGTCTTAGCAACAAGGACATTTAGAACTATATTacaacataaattattttgaaatataactGGATTTTGATTTCACTTGtcaaaaattggattttttttttctttcgtatCATCAATAAATTGCAAAGTCACTGGCTAAAGATTTTACATAGTAATTCAAAGTGTGCCGTTTCTGTTCATTTTGAATAGTATCATTATTTTGCGCTCAAAGTTTCCAGTGTCGTAGAAAGAATTGAAactcctctttttttttttttacagagaatGTAAACTTAACAAAGCAACTTAATTTTGCCCACTCCCTTACTCTCTGATGTATTGCTCAACAGAGGGATAATGCTTTATAACTCATAATATAGTAACATGAATACAGGTGTTGGGAAACGCAAGATAGTAATTTCGAaaccaaaatataaaatttaaaaaatatataaatttagtGTTTTTTGAGCAGATACTATttgattttcttcaaaataagcCATTTATTTCAATCAGTGGGTCAGGGATAGACTccccattatttttctttacaatgaGCGTGGATAGATGAAATTTGACCTGTATCTTATCGGTGGAGCTCCCGTCAGAGCTAGCGAAGGAGATGAATTTGTAGTCATTTAGTTCTTGGGTTGAGGAATAGACAAGAGGTATTTATATGTCTAACATTATGATTTACAGATATGTATATGAATCTGACTAATGATATTGTCGGTCCACCCCCTTAAATCAAGAACCACACAATACGATCTTTTCTGCTGCTAAACTTGCAACTTGATCGTTGGTGTTGATTTTCTTCAAGCCAACAATAATTTGCATCTGAgggtaaaatataatttacattatttgaagtttgaatattttcattatttgagAATAGGACTATAGTGAAAAGTTACACAGAAAGATGAGTGTATAAAGATTAGATCGAAATATAAACAGTTTTAGAGCGAATGATAATTGCATTTTCAATTAATATCTTGTCCATTACGATGTCTTACTTCAaatttttatcgaaataaagagtgcatttaaaaaaaaaaatctcctcTTGGGtttcatttccatttttttatttctgtattttactttttattagaAGTTATTATTTGTATACTTTGGTAAACAAGTATCAAATTTGAGTGTTTATCGTTCAAATTGAAAACATTCTCAAATGTATAAGAATATAGACGACATCACAAGCAATCCACTTTACCCCGTGTGTTTCTGAACAATATAGTTTTACAGTAACAAGCAAGCTAGTTACAAGCAAGTAACGGTCTTGGCATTTTCCCAGTAACTGAATCTTTATGATCTTATGAATCATTGCTGTGGACGTGAAAGTGTCAAAAAATAAACACCTCTTTTGTGAGATCGATAAGATTTACTTGGCTGGGGATGAGGAGAATTAATACATTGATTATCACCAGCGATCCCGTTGATACCTATCTTTTTCAATTCATCAAGTCAACCCGATGTTTAGAACATTTACGACACTTTTTACCCAGAAGACGTATCACTGGAGAACTTGATA
The nucleotide sequence above comes from Magallana gigas chromosome 2, xbMagGiga1.1, whole genome shotgun sequence. Encoded proteins:
- the LOC105322670 gene encoding barH-like 1 homeobox protein isoform X2 encodes the protein MSSPSSPNVLPNSDDVVVDKSNSEEETDRKIKEEEEIIDRTEDETNRFQPTFPIIQRPIATTPKRSFFITDILSEDKSSPRTCSAFRPLRVPSSLIANPGSVAEHCLNFSSLKSHSEIDKASESKTFDDDEDIDDDEDDEDDDDDKNSGGILKQKKPRKARTAFTDHQLNSLEKSFERQKYLSVQDRMELASKLNLTDTQVKTWYQNRRTKWKRQTAVGLELLAEAGNFAAVQRLIQSNPYWFTYHPQATSIISNIDAMYYRHNETSITQRPTLPRMLIHGIQQHINHMSPTNSLFSESRN
- the LOC105322670 gene encoding homeobox protein ceh-31 isoform X1, with amino-acid sequence MSSPSSPNVLPNSDDVVVDKSNSEEETDRKIKEEEEIIDRTEDETNRFQPTFPIIQRPIATTPKRSFFITDILSEDKSSPRTCSAFRPLRVPSSLIANPGSVAEHCLNFSSLKSHSEIDKASESKTFDDDEDIDDDEDDEDDDDDKNSETNRGSCTSPDDSSGGILKQKKPRKARTAFTDHQLNSLEKSFERQKYLSVQDRMELASKLNLTDTQVKTWYQNRRTKWKRQTAVGLELLAEAGNFAAVQRLIQSNPYWFTYHPQATSIISNIDAMYYRHNETSITQRPTLPRMLIHGIQQHINHMSPTNSLFSESRN